One window of the Candidatus Polarisedimenticolia bacterium genome contains the following:
- a CDS encoding YciI-like protein, whose product MKHYLLFYDVNDGYVEKRAAFRTAHLEKAWQSHERGELILGGALADPLDGALLLFKADSPRVAEAFARADPYVTNGLVVRWRVREWTTVVGDGAAEPRRR is encoded by the coding sequence TTGAAACACTACCTGCTTTTCTATGACGTGAACGACGGTTACGTTGAGAAGCGCGCCGCTTTTCGCACGGCTCATCTCGAGAAGGCGTGGCAGTCCCATGAGCGCGGCGAGCTGATCCTCGGAGGGGCGCTCGCCGACCCCTTGGACGGCGCCTTGCTGCTGTTCAAGGCCGATTCGCCGCGGGTGGCGGAGGCGTTCGCCCGGGCCGATCCCTACGTCACCAACGGCCTCGTCGTCCGCTGGCGCGTGCGCGAGTGGACGACGGTCGTAGGCGATGGGGCCGCCGAACCGAGGCGCCGGTAA